The window CGGTGTTGGGGATTAGGTGTAATCACATGAAGAAGTATTTTgtctatatacatttttattattttaatatgcCAAACTGTGCTGCCATCGGCTGCACAAATCAAAGTAGCAGGTATTGTTGCCGATCCTAGaaacttcttctttttcttcatcaCTCTCGAAACTACACGTTCgtaatttcaatttttccaaAGAAAATTCTGGTTTGAAATTTAATGAACTAAGAGTAGATAAATCAGGTATATATGTCATCATTTTAGAGCTTAAGGCGCGAGTGAgggaaaaaatagttttttttgcaaattttttttaactttttttataaaaaaaaagaaagtgaactttttaatggtgaaattatttttataaaataggaTAGAAATGCGACTTTTTTCCAAAAACACAATCCTCATCATTTGTCTTCCAGCTGAACGtgctaaaaaaatcaaatataggTGTAAATGTTTATGTTTCTCACTTTGGAAATAAACTGTGATATGatcatattttgtaaaaataacgtAATCATAACCAACGTTGTAAAAAATGATACCATTGAATTTTTTGTATCGCTTTTCTTTTATGATTGTTTTTATCCGATCAATTAAAAATCTCTTATTTCAATTTGACTTTCATTAATGCTTTTTCTGGAAAAAGTTTTCTTCACAAGCGAGCAACACTAACATCATCAATGTCTACTTATCGTCATAAAGCTTCTGCTCCTTCAAcaaggagaaaaaaaaatagaagaaagtATTTTAACTCTCCAGCCAAGCGAAgattgaaaataaataatacttCGCAAATTGAACAAAAGCataagttgaaaaaaataatggatGTTTTATCCAGCGATAGTGAATACGACTCAGACATTTATGTTatcatatcatttttttaaatctctatTCCATCAGATGTTGTAacattttttccttttcctttttgtttatttttactttgccCATCTCTCTTTTTGTGAATATTGCACAGAATTTGTTAAAAACACCTGTAGCGACCATTTAACTATACAAAAGggatgatatttttaaaaatctttaaagcTCTTTTTCGCAATgttcattttttgaaatattgaaCAACAATATTACAACTTTCACGTAATTTTAATAGAAGCTATTTcaaaacatcacactttttccCTTACACCTTAAATAGCTCTGAATTGGATCCATTGCTTACAAATTGACAATGTATTTCCAAAGAAGTAATTTGTTACAgatttgaaaagaaatataGCTAGAAAAAAGTAGATTCTTTTAGCAAACTGTGTAGACTGTGTTGTGACTCTATGAAACGTCATACATGAGTTAGAACCCAGCTTTTTTGACACGCTTTTTCAAAAACGGAGCATTTTCAATTAGGTTGTGTCAACATTAGAGACATTTCCAAGACTCGGAGTTTAATGAAGTaaagtttttctgtttttataagTATAAATACGtggaattataaaataaaataattttttagaccGAACTTCCCCTTTAACTATCTTTAAAGTCTCACTTTGGGCACTCTCCTCTGTTTGAAGAATtagcaaaaattatgcaataaaCCTGGCCATCCTTTTAATAAATAGAAGAGCGTGTTATAAAcaataattatcataattagtgGCCTAATGCAAAAAGATATACCTAcgatttctttttgttgttttgttttgcctctgatttttattgatttccaAAAGTAATATAAGCAAACTCTGCATCAGTACTCATAAAAAGCAAGTCCATCTGTTTATTTACAACcgaaaacaattattttgtgACAGCCTGTTTCTTGGCCAGGAATGAGTGATcaagtaccattatttccagTTCTAGTAACTTTTTAGCAGGGTGTAACCTAGAAATGTAAAATAAGTGCTGCTAAAACCCAAATGGGAATTTCATCACAGTGGTCTTACGTATTATTGAAATCTTATTCCTTCACAACTTGTATAAAATGGGCTATTTTGTAGTGAATATAATTTGCTCCTCTAATAAATTGGAAAATTTTGGATaaatttcaatttaaaaatagtCATTTAAGGGGTTCTGAGAACACTGGCTTACACCTTAGTTAAACTCTTCCtggaatttaaaataaatcaagaaaatgtatttgctatttttattttttgatacagGTTTTTTGATACAGATCACTTTGAAAGCTTTTGATTCACTTAGTTAAAGCAGCTTAgttgaatattttttaattttgtagtagAATGGGCTGATTTTCTCATATTCatgaaaggaaaataaacacagaATGACCTAGGAATGTTTTTACagttttcttaaaaaagcaacaatttttcaaaacttttatttacttTTCACATTTCGCTTAACAACACTGCTGCTATTTTTAACACATATATACACTTATAAGAACAAGAAATCTTGCTTCAGCTCGAGATATTCTGATTTTGTTCTTatgtttcaaacattttttattaaatttacaaTACagcatattaaaattttttgtgagTAAGTGCAAGTACAACTGACTCCATGTTTTTATGTCCATAAAGTTTTGAAAAACAGTTCTTGTAACAATACATTAAATGGGCTATAACAGAGATTTCTATTAAGCATGTTAAATGCTTTCAAATTTGTGTTTCCAGGCTAATACTTCAACTAGTTGGATTGTGTAAATGTTGCTCTACAGTAGGTCTTCCACTAGGTGGCTTTACCctatatattaattttattttttaattttattttttatttctgtttttgttgctgatgttcttatttatttagttataGTGAAAATTTGAAGATAATGGATGAACTAAAAGTTTTAACTTTAAACACATGGTAAGTAAaccatgttttttttcaaaaatagaaattttgcaATCAGACTTTTGTTTAGCAAATGCCCCACTGCTATAGGTCAACCCataccatgtgagggaaattggatgGGCAATGCaggtgtatacctaatgtatacattaagaaCACaagacccacattgataacagtattCCAACTATGAGTATGagtatcctgtataaatatttatattattaataatatataataaaaataagaaaagcatACAAAACATAAAACTTCGACACCTGAAAgcaagaataaaatattttttgctgcaCTTGTCTACACTAAAGTATTCCAAAAGAACTGATACGCACAAATAAATGCAAAGAATCTGgcactaaaattaaatttaaaagtgcttaaagattttgctcaaaaaaatattggtttGCATCCTTTTCATTaaattccacaaaaattttctgtatttttgtgtgctttaaaaaagaataaaaaaatgagttGATTTGATTTcagtaattcttttttttacaggggTTTACTTTACATAtctaaaaatattgaagaaCGAATGAATGCTCTCGCAAACAAGTTAGCAGAAGGTAACTATGACATAGTTGCCTTGCAGGAGGTGTGTAGATGTGTTTATGTAACTTGTATTTTGTTCCACTGCATTTGTATTTATGGTTTCaacaacataattttttttctttctgagcactaaaactgtttttttgttATCATTTAGGTATTTAGTATTCGAATATATGAAAGAATTTGTGAGCAAGTTAAAGATGCTCTTCCATATTCACATTACTTTCACAGGTATACAGtaatttctttctattttgcttTGTTGGCTTGTTTCTCCACAAAACAAATAATGGGATATTAGTGGCAATCTTTTATTTTGAAGTGCTTAATGTGcatgtttatttaaatattttttttgtttctatacTCAGTGGATTCCTAGGTTCTGGTTGTGCAACATTTTCGAAATACCCAATTATTGATACGTACTTTCATAAGTATTTACACAATGGTTATTTTTGGGATTTTACTCATGGAGACTGGTATGCCGGCAAGGGGATAGGCTGTACATTGATAAAACATCCGAAAAAAACGATCTATTGTTTAAATACCCATGTAAGTGCCAATTTTTTACTAATCATGTTAAAATGTAAATATGCCATCAGAATGCCAGCTAgatattcaaaaaatatttgccaTTAAGCCCTACTTGAAAACTTCTGTGAGAGTCTTCTGAGGACGGGCTGATGTGGTTCAGagggaaaatattttgaaacattttgtgtgctaaaatgcaaaaattaatgTGCTACATTATTATATATAACGAAATATTTTGCTGCAATTCTCCATAGCATAATGCATTCCACTTCCGTACTGAATTGAAGAATCTGAAGGGTACCCTatttcacaaaattttctttcataGCTTCACGCTTCATATGGTGCTTCTGATTTCACCGAATGCCGTTCACTGCAGGCTTATCAAATAACACAATTATTACGGCATACCACACGTCCAGATGATGCTGTCATCATCTGTGGTGATTTTAATCACGAACCAGACGAGTTAGGAATTAAAGTATTGCTGGGACTAACGGACTTAAAAGACACCTATGCAATTGCCAAGGAAAAGGTACAGTTCTTAATGTTAAATTTCTCTAAGATACTTTGCTTAATCATCTTAGGTTATCTTCTTAGATAAATCTTGATATAATTTTTAGAGGGAATTCTGCCCGAAGTAAACCGATTAACATAAGTTAAAAACATTATACGAAGTCGTACCTTAtaaaagttaaataattttacAGCTTTCTCGAACCTTCTAAACATTATGCAAGAGAGCAGCAATAAGTTTGGGCGAAAGTCAATTCTTGTGATGTAAGCAAGAATTTGAAATCAGTCTAGAATGTACCTCTTTCAGTCTAGAATGTACCTCTTTGCTTTTTTGTTGTGGAAAAAAATTGGCGTGATGTCACTGATAAAATCGCTTCGGGTTACTTTAAGGTTTAAATACGTAAATTAGACTATTCCATCAAATAAACaactatttctatttttagccAGATGAGTGCATCACGTCGTCAAATTTGAATCCATACAACGACCACAGCGACACACCATCAAGAATCGACTACATATTTGTGAACAACGATTTTGACTGCAGTAGCTGTAGTTTAACCTTTCAGGAAATCCCAGGAACAGATATGAGATATTCCGATCATGAGGGATACACAACTACACTTCGATTTAAACAAGGtgtaattttatataaatacaaCATAAATATAGAAAATTAAGCATACTAAGACTGGTCTGAAAATACACTATGCGGTGTATTTTTGTGAACACGAGGtacaaaatatgaaaactgaAAAAATATTCTGTCAAGCTGAAATGTGAATTCTTAACATCAGGGaattttaaattctataaaaaacaATCATTTCGTGCTTTGTTTGGAACCCTGCCATGTGATGGCACCCTAATATGCATGGTatataaagtttgtttatttttgtcttcGGGGTATTGGTGGGGAATACTTTTGCCTTTCGAGCAATCTTCTTGGTGTGGTCTAGTGTATCAACCTATTCTATTCATGACCACTGGTATTTCAAAGAGAATGGGAAAAGTATCTTGAACCCTGTGGAGGAGAGGGTACCTTAAGATTAGGGCTTATAATGATGGCgtgtttttttgtgtattttaatGCTATGCATGTTCATTTAACAGATAAAGATGACGTTCCCGTGAAAACTGACGAGCAGTGCGAGATTTTATCGAAGCTTTCGCAGGTTATAAAAACAGGGGAGAAAATGTCAAAGAGAATAACCTGGTCACGCTTCTTCATGGTGTTATTTTTCTTCGTCGTCTTCAACGCTATTCCCGTACTACTTGGCGAAATGTTCCCCACGTGTGGTAGTTGGATTGGAAAGTGTTTGTTTATCGTCCAgttgtttgttattgttgttagcGTTGTTTATTTCGTAATGGTTGTTGTTGTCACTCGCCAAATACACGAGAGggacttcaaaaatgtttttaaagagATCGACCTAAGGTTGAAAGTACTTCGCGgatttgacaacaagaaattcGATTAACATAATTCTTCTTTTACTATAGGTAATTTTAAGACTTTATTCAACGTTAACTAGACTTCTTCAAGTCTACCTGTAAATCGGCTTCTACGCGCTCCGACATGATTCaacaaaccttttttaaaaattgctttCTTAAACACAGAGGATTGCAACATGATAAGTGGTTAATATACTAAAAAAACGAGATTAAATACTACTACAGAGCTTTTGTTGAGCCATATATGattaaatatactttaaaactgGCACCTATTCTCTCAAAATATTTCTCTACTATTGCCATGATTCACTACTGACATGTAGTTGACCACACCTTTGTTTCATAACCACATGAGTGCGTCTGTTATTTATAGTGCGCACGCGCTCGAGCCTAGCACTAGGTGACGAAGCAACGAAAGAAGGTCGTGACTGGAACGCAGGGAAGCTGCTTTGCCGATGGACTTTCTTAgcgaaatttgaaattttaaagcCACGGAAATAATATCAATTATATGAAGacttcatttttaatttatttatttagatgtATTTTTTAGATCTCGTATGTTGTAGAATTAACCAGACGAACAGTAAAATCTTTGTCTTAGACAAAATCATgtcctttaaaaaaaacattttcaggtGTATATTACACAAATAGTTAACATTAATATACTGCTCGTCTTTTAATCGAACAGGAATTCCTTTGAACTACTCTGTTTCTACAAAAGGCGTCGAAGATGGCGAATTGATCGCCGACGTTCTGTTTACGTAATATTTTAATCGATCTTCTCTTTGATTGTAAAGTCATATGTAGGAGTGAATAATCGCTTTTTAGGGTTTTATATTATTGCTACagcttttataaaataattgttttattgTGATAAAGTCGAGGATATGCAATCTAAACGATCTTCGCTAGACTCACAAAACGAATATTGTATGCTTAACGGCAATGGGACGATGGAAGGAAGtgggtaatttctttgattttaaaaCTAATTTGTTTCACAGGAACGTTTGCTCGAGTGCTTCTTATTTTAGCGAGTCTTCGTTGATTTACACGGTCAGAAGTTTATGAAAACTTGTGTGTAACATTGTGATAAGGTTTGCAGCAGAATCACAAATTGAGAAAATTAAGAAATGGGTATAGTGTTtcgtttaatttatttaaattcatgTCTActtaatttctttctttttattgtatatcataGAATATGTATTGTTTTTAGCGCCTTTTTGACTTAACAAACTATTAAAATAGAAAGATTCAACTCGGGTTGAATTATAAAAGATCCTTATACACCTCATAAAACTGACATTGGAAGAAATGTCTTTTTCTGTTTACATTTATTCAAAAGATTTATTCAAACGACTATCAAGTATTATGACTGTAAATGGTTTCTGTTTGGTTTAGTTTTGTTTATAAGATATTAAACTTTTGAGAAACGTACGTTTTTCTTGTTAAGCATAATGACCTCGATAATTTCGCGATGGTGACAGAGTAAGATGTGCACGAATTGATTTGCGCATTTAGATATTATGGGAGAACCCGAAAAAATCGATTGAGGACAATGACGAAGATCgatatatattttctattttccgATATACTTGCTTCAAGATGTATTACTACAGTATATACATTGTTTTCCTTGCTCTTTCTTTCTGTTTGcatagtttatttgttttttttgtttttttgggggggggtgTCTTTTGTTAGGggctgttttttttcaaaaatcggagatttaaccccccccccctacaATTACGTAGAGGAGAGTAGTCAACCTATCAAAATGTGTTGGTTCTATTCTCAATAAATTTACAGTCGTGACCCTACCATAGCAAGGCTAGAGGAATAGAGAAACAGACACAGCAGATGACGAATGTGTGATATTATTTACgtcactctacacaaatgttcccaCAAAGAACAATTAAACATTAAATACCATATCAAGAACGATGTTCAtttgaaaaacatttctgtACCGGATTTCCTGCGTTTGGTTGAACTTGTATTGGTAtccatttaaaaacaaattttacatTTGAACAGACGGAGGTGCCATAGGAGGTTCTGCATCGTTAGTAGGTGTTGAAATATACATCCCATCCCATCTAGAGCTCTTCCACGAACCTGTCAACCGCCTCTCCCGACAAATCAAATTTATTGTCAAACTTTAACGAGATTACTTTCCTTATTACGTTGGTCAAACACAAGAATCGTACAATTTCAGTTTAACACTAACATCAACTACGAATCTAGACATcaaaaatcttgcaaagaaagtgtcgtTACCGCAATATAGAATCTACCTAtccttttttttcaataaaacaaaaagttcGCATggaacaaaaatataaataaagacaTAAGCTAAAGACATAAGCTGTTCAATTCTGTAGAGTAAACATGCCAATTAAGTTACCAAGAAAAGTCAGTGATTAAAACAAGAGATTGCAAATAAAGCCACACCTTTTCCTGACTATTTGCTGATCATTACGGATTTTGCAAATattcacaaaaaattttaataaacagaTGTTTAAGAACGCATCAACCTTTAATTACAATTAGCTCTCACTTTATTCTATATTATAAAACCTGGAGCTTTCTTTCGCTGTACTTGCTCGGAATTCTAACCATTTTATGGCTTTTcggctttcacatttataatcgACATCAGTAAGGTTGCGAAACGGCGAAACGATTTTATGGGTTGCTAAAAAGTTTTTGGGTGCGACTTCGTGAAATCGTAGTTTCGGTATATACAAGACTGTCGCCCCGTGGCTAATAATTAAAGATCGCACATTTTGTTGGGCACGCCCTTTCTCTAATAAGCTAATTAAGTTACATGTATCCGGCGCGTAAATGCGGTTACCTCCCAAAATACCGACATTACGTTTTAATTTCTTGCTGTGCAACCACCGTCGTTCGTCATCTCTATGACAATAAAACACATCAATCTCTCCGTccataacaaaataaatgtatttcGAGTTCATAATATCAACGTCTATAATTTTGCCTGACCGGTAAAATCTGGTTTTGACGTCGTTCGCTATCCGTAGCAAGCGTCGTTTGGACCACGTTGCGAAAACATCGTGTGTTTCTAGAAAGTTCTTCACATTTTCGTTTTGTAAGGATAACTGTTGAGCGCAGTATTTTGAAAACGTTTCTGAATCAATTAACAGTACCTCTACAAATGTTTCACTCACGACGGAGGCTGTTCGTCTTGTGTTGTGTAAAAGAGCGGTCGCGCCGAAAGTTTCATGTTCTTTCAGTTCGTCCACCGTTTCCGTTATTTCGATTCCCGTATTTCGATCTATACTGGATATATTTATGTATACCTTCCCAGATATAAGTATGTAATAGTATTCCGCATAATCTCCCTAAAGTTAAAAGAGGCAATAATGTTTCTTACGTTGTGTTACATTCGCCTAAAATATCTCCATTATATTTGATGTTATGTAACAAACAACACCAAAATAGTTACAACTTGTTTTCATTATTAATGGTTGGTGGTAAAGACGACACTACCCTAAAACTCAAAATATGCCCTAGTAAAATCCTTAAGTCCACTCGAATAAACACCCTTATTGAATTTCTTTCACTTTACACTTTTATAGAGATATCGTAAAGGAGAAGTGAAATGCATTTAGCTCCCTAAAATTCGATATCAagactttgttaaaaaaaagttacctgatttaaaattattctcATCTTATCATATCGATTATATGTTGCGTGACGACATATTTCAGTTTGTGTTGCAGAGCTAAATCGAGAAAAGGTGCAGATTCCCCTCAGATACTTGCACAACTTTTCGATCTGTGCTTCTTTTCGTTCCTCACATGGCTGCGAACATATCTGTCTAGCCCAAAGTGGAAATGCATGATTGCTCTCCACACTGTAAAGAGCTTTATTAAAATACACCGATTTATTGTCATCCGGCAAGTCAGGCATGTTGTCGTTGGATGAAGACTTTACAAAGTGTTGAATGTCTAAAATAACACGGCTGTCGGTTTTACTGACGGCGTAACGTCGAATTGCAATGCAAACCCGACACAATATACGAACTAAATTAATTATGCGGTGAAAATCAACTATGTTTCGCTCTTGGTTTATAGAAACTTTTTCATCATTCGATGACGATTGCCATGCGTCTTTCTTACCATGACATAAATGATGTGCTAATGCCACTACTGGTTGTCGACGGCTTTTTTCCACTAAAGTTTGATTACTTTCATTTAGTGTGGAGACTTCGTGGATTACATTAAATCTCGATGAAGTTATTTCTTCGTTTCCATTTTGCGAGATCTGCGTTTGAAGACAACTGGCAGACatcttttttattgaaaaaaatttcaagtttATGTATTGAAGTATTGAATAAGCACTACCGTTAAGTTTTGTGCAAATACCGCTTTGTCACGGCATACAAGCaatattttatgtaaacaaaaaaaatgcacGAAACGCTtgagaatttattttaattaaaatattaactttctaagaataatttctttcaatttcaaCTCTCATGCCAAAGGTTTGTTGACGCTTATTTTTGTTGCTATGACAACCACGAGGATGATAAACTTTGTTGatcaatatgtttaaaaaaaacttttccaacttttttgaaataaatacaTGACGGATTTTTTGGAAGCATCATGAGGTGCAAATCCTTTAAAACTTGAAGCAACTTGTTA is drawn from Hydractinia symbiolongicarpus strain clone_291-10 chromosome 8, HSymV2.1, whole genome shotgun sequence and contains these coding sequences:
- the LOC130654473 gene encoding uncharacterized protein LOC130654473, which produces MSASCLQTQISQNGNEEITSSRFNVIHEVSTLNESNQTLVEKSRRQPVVALAHHLCHGKKDAWQSSSNDEKVSINQERNIVDFHRIINLVRILCRVCIAIRRYAVSKTDSRVILDIQHFVKSSSNDNMPDLPDDNKSVYFNKALYSVESNHAFPLWARQICSQPCEERKEAQIEKLCKYLRGICTFSRFSSATQTEICRHATYNRYDKMRIILNQGDYAEYYYILISGKVYINISSIDRNTGIEITETVDELKEHETFGATALLHNTRRTASVVSETFVEVLLIDSETFSKYCAQQLSLQNENVKNFLETHDVFATWSKRRLLRIANDVKTRFYRSGKIIDVDIMNSKYIYFVMDGEIDVFYCHRDDERRWLHSKKLKRNVGILGGNRIYAPDTCNLISLLEKGRAQQNVRSLIISHGATVLYIPKLRFHEVAPKNFLATHKIVSPFRNLTDVDYKCESRKAIKWLEFRASTAKESSRFYNIE
- the LOC130654475 gene encoding putative neutral sphingomyelinase isoform X1, translating into MLLYSRSSTSYSENLKIMDELKVLTLNTWGLLYISKNIEERMNALANKLAEGNYDIVALQEVFSIRIYERICEQVKDALPYSHYFHSGFLGSGCATFSKYPIIDTYFHKYLHNGYFWDFTHGDWYAGKGIGCTLIKHPKKTIYCLNTHLHASYGASDFTECRSLQAYQITQLLRHTTRPDDAVIICGDFNHEPDELGIKVLLGLTDLKDTYAIAKEKPDECITSSNLNPYNDHSDTPSRIDYIFVNNDFDCSSCSLTFQEIPGTDMRYSDHEGYTTTLRFKQDKDDVPVKTDEQCEILSKLSQVIKTGEKMSKRITWSRFFMVLFFFVVFNAIPVLLGEMFPTCGSWIGKCLFIVQLFVIVVSVVYFVMVVVVTRQIHERDFKNVFKEIDLRLKVLRGFDNKKFD
- the LOC130654475 gene encoding putative neutral sphingomyelinase isoform X2, with protein sequence MDELKVLTLNTWGLLYISKNIEERMNALANKLAEGNYDIVALQEVFSIRIYERICEQVKDALPYSHYFHSGFLGSGCATFSKYPIIDTYFHKYLHNGYFWDFTHGDWYAGKGIGCTLIKHPKKTIYCLNTHLHASYGASDFTECRSLQAYQITQLLRHTTRPDDAVIICGDFNHEPDELGIKVLLGLTDLKDTYAIAKEKPDECITSSNLNPYNDHSDTPSRIDYIFVNNDFDCSSCSLTFQEIPGTDMRYSDHEGYTTTLRFKQDKDDVPVKTDEQCEILSKLSQVIKTGEKMSKRITWSRFFMVLFFFVVFNAIPVLLGEMFPTCGSWIGKCLFIVQLFVIVVSVVYFVMVVVVTRQIHERDFKNVFKEIDLRLKVLRGFDNKKFD